One window of the Deltaproteobacteria bacterium genome contains the following:
- the rsmG gene encoding 16S rRNA (guanine(527)-N(7))-methyltransferase RsmG translates to MEQALIQMLADEAAAIGVSRGPHELDQFSLFYAEFQQRKTKINLPAVTAGPIFIVKHFLDSLLPLPLIPPSARTLLDMGTGGGFPGIPLAIADWRLRVTLLEASRKKTSFLNHTVQKLGLHHVLVNKCRVGDSLGNSIGSGQYDVVISRATFKLSRFLMLANLYCGYEGVIIAMKGRSWQKEMDEAGKMILSNRLQLMLIREMVLPRSDEIRTLLLFKKT, encoded by the coding sequence ATGGAACAGGCGTTAATACAGATGCTTGCAGATGAAGCCGCAGCCATAGGAGTTTCTCGTGGCCCTCATGAATTGGACCAATTTTCCTTATTCTATGCTGAATTTCAACAACGGAAAACCAAAATTAATCTGCCGGCCGTAACCGCAGGCCCGATTTTTATCGTCAAGCATTTTCTGGATTCTCTGTTGCCGTTGCCTCTTATTCCCCCTTCGGCTCGAACACTGCTGGATATGGGGACAGGAGGGGGGTTCCCGGGAATCCCTCTTGCTATCGCGGACTGGAGATTACGAGTGACCCTTCTTGAAGCGTCCCGGAAAAAAACGTCCTTTTTGAATCATACAGTTCAGAAACTCGGTCTTCATCATGTGCTCGTCAACAAATGTCGTGTTGGAGATTCGCTTGGCAATAGCATTGGGAGCGGCCAATACGACGTGGTCATTTCGCGGGCCACTTTCAAGCTGTCACGGTTTCTGATGTTGGCAAATCTTTATTGTGGTTACGAAGGGGTGATCATTGCCATGAAAGGACGTAGTTGGCAAAAAGAGATGGATGAGGCGGGAAAAATGATTTTATCGAATCGTTTACAGCTCATGCTTATTCGGGAAATGGTATTGCCCCGATCTGACGAAATACGAACATTGCTTCTTTTCAAGAAGACTTGA
- the pdxS gene encoding pyridoxal 5'-phosphate synthase lyase subunit PdxS, which produces MLNVELTQMLKGGVIMDVTNVEQAKIAEDAGAVAVMALERVPADIRKDGGVARMSDPYMISEIKKAVSIPVMAKVRIGHFVEAQILEALGIDYIDESEVLTPADEECHIDKTKFATPFVCGARNLGEALRRIVEGAAMIRTKGEAGTGNVVEAVRHMRTMNREIRQLAHMPMEEVTPFAKTNGIPHELALRVCKLKRLPVVNFAAGGIATPADAALMMQLGCDGIFVGSGIFKSEDPSARARAIVKATASFNNPEKILEISMGLGEAMNGLEISAIPDEQLFADRGW; this is translated from the coding sequence ATGTTGAATGTCGAACTGACCCAAATGCTTAAAGGCGGGGTCATTATGGATGTAACCAATGTGGAACAGGCGAAAATCGCCGAAGATGCAGGTGCCGTGGCCGTAATGGCCCTGGAACGGGTCCCGGCCGATATTCGTAAAGATGGCGGTGTTGCCCGCATGTCCGACCCATACATGATCAGCGAAATCAAAAAGGCTGTTTCCATACCCGTGATGGCCAAAGTCAGAATAGGACATTTTGTCGAAGCACAGATACTGGAGGCACTGGGGATCGATTATATCGATGAAAGCGAAGTGCTGACGCCTGCCGACGAAGAATGTCATATCGACAAGACCAAGTTTGCCACACCCTTTGTCTGTGGTGCCCGAAATCTGGGAGAAGCTCTCCGGCGAATCGTAGAGGGAGCCGCCATGATCAGAACCAAAGGCGAAGCAGGCACGGGAAATGTTGTGGAAGCCGTACGCCACATGCGAACGATGAATCGGGAAATACGCCAACTGGCTCATATGCCGATGGAAGAGGTGACTCCTTTCGCCAAAACAAACGGAATCCCCCATGAACTTGCCCTCCGGGTATGTAAATTGAAAAGACTTCCAGTGGTCAATTTTGCCGCCGGAGGCATTGCGACACCCGCTGATGCGGCACTCATGATGCAGTTGGGGTGTGACGGCATTTTCGTCGGTTCCGGCATCTTTAAATCCGAGGACCCGTCAGCGCGGGCGAGGGCTATTGTTAAGGCCACTGCTTCTTTCAATAACCCCGAGAAAATTCTTGAAATATCCATGGGTTTGGGAGAGGCCATGAATGGGCTTGAGATCTCGGCCATCCCTGACGAACAGCTTTTTGCAGACCGTGGCTGGTAA
- a CDS encoding 4-phosphopantetheinyl transferase family protein, with amino-acid sequence MEKNQDERFIRRVFLPQEQSLIRKERNPTVILWVLWAAKEAAYKLVSQINPLVHSGPLKYLVSLDKPFLQTPWCHYRSGLVESPDGPVAVSVMVSPDYVHAFCCQGEKACQGTLHLKVFCLGHHEQQVQSESFNVRRTLCLYLGRYWQIASRRIGIHRERSVRGLGPPMIYVDETRIQAKVSLSHHGRYGAFAVFASNVYDFQ; translated from the coding sequence TTGGAAAAGAACCAAGATGAACGTTTTATCAGACGCGTTTTTTTGCCGCAGGAGCAAAGCCTGATTCGAAAAGAACGCAATCCAACCGTTATTCTATGGGTCCTGTGGGCCGCCAAGGAAGCCGCATATAAACTCGTTAGCCAGATCAATCCTCTTGTTCATTCAGGCCCCCTGAAATATTTGGTTTCTCTGGACAAACCATTTCTGCAAACCCCTTGGTGTCATTACCGGAGTGGTCTTGTTGAAAGTCCGGATGGGCCCGTTGCGGTGAGCGTTATGGTCAGCCCGGATTACGTTCATGCCTTCTGTTGTCAGGGGGAAAAGGCATGCCAAGGAACGCTGCATCTTAAAGTTTTTTGTCTTGGACATCACGAGCAGCAGGTGCAATCAGAATCTTTTAACGTACGAAGAACCCTTTGTCTTTACTTGGGCCGATATTGGCAGATTGCGTCTCGTCGGATCGGAATTCATCGTGAGCGAAGTGTCCGCGGCTTGGGGCCACCCATGATCTATGTGGATGAGACAAGAATTCAGGCTAAAGTCAGTCTTAGTCACCATGGCCGTTACGGGGCTTTTGCGGTGTTTGCCAGCAATGTTTATGATTTTCAATGA